The following are encoded together in the Balaenoptera acutorostrata chromosome 9, mBalAcu1.1, whole genome shotgun sequence genome:
- the TMEM109 gene encoding transmembrane protein 109 isoform X1, whose product MQQGASLVDPAMAGSGSSSPWGKHLFQVVLMFLVALVLLHSASSQSHRDFVSPGQQKREAPVDLLSQIGRSVRGTLDAWIGPETTHLVSETLAQVTWVISSAISVAFFTLSGIVAQLLNVLGLEGDHLTQDLKLSPSQVQTFLLWGAGALVAYWLLSLLLGLVLALLGRILWGLKLALFLAAFVALVRSVPDPSTRALLLLALLTLYALLSRLTGTRASGAQLEAKVRGLERQVEELRWRQRRAAKGPRSVEEE is encoded by the exons ATGCAACAGGGGGCGTCGTTAGTAG ACCCAGCCATGGCAGGCTCAGGCAGCAGTTCACCATGGGGCAAGCATCTGTTCCAAGTCGTCCTGATGTTCCTAGTGGCCCTCGTCCTCCTCCACTCAGCGTCATCCCAGTCCCATCGAGACTTTGTGTCACCAGGCCAGCAGAAGAGGGAGGCCCCAGTTGATCTCCTGAGCCAGATAGGTCGATCTGTGCGGGGAACCTTGGATGCCTGGATTGGGCCAGAAACCACGCACCTAGTTTCTGAG ACTTTGGCTCAGGTGACGTGGGTCATCTCATCGGCCATCTCTGTGGCCTTCTTCACTCTGTCTGGGATTGTTGCACAGCTGCTGAATGTCTTGGGGCTAGAAG GAGATCACCTCACCCAGGACCTGAAGCTCAGCCCCAGCCAAGTCCAGACCTTCCTGCTGTGGGGAGCGGGGGCCCTGGTTGCCTATTGGCTGCTGTCCCTGCTCCTTGGCTTGGTCTTGGCCTTGCTGGGGCGGATCCTGTGGGGCCTGAAGCTTGCCCTCTTCCTGGCCGCTTTTGTGGCCCTGGTGAGGTCAGTGCCCGACCCTTCCACCCGGGCCTTGCTCCTCCTGGCCTTGCTGACCCTCTACGCCCTGCTGAGCCGGCTCACTGGCACCCGGGCCTCGGGGGCCCAGCTGGAGGCCAAGGTGCGGGGGCTGGAGCGCCAGGTGGAGGAGCTGCGCTGGCGGCAGAGGCGAGCGGCCAAGGGGCCCCGGAGCGTGGAGGAGGAGTGA
- the TMEM109 gene encoding transmembrane protein 109 isoform X2, giving the protein MAGSGSSSPWGKHLFQVVLMFLVALVLLHSASSQSHRDFVSPGQQKREAPVDLLSQIGRSVRGTLDAWIGPETTHLVSETLAQVTWVISSAISVAFFTLSGIVAQLLNVLGLEGDHLTQDLKLSPSQVQTFLLWGAGALVAYWLLSLLLGLVLALLGRILWGLKLALFLAAFVALVRSVPDPSTRALLLLALLTLYALLSRLTGTRASGAQLEAKVRGLERQVEELRWRQRRAAKGPRSVEEE; this is encoded by the exons ATGGCAGGCTCAGGCAGCAGTTCACCATGGGGCAAGCATCTGTTCCAAGTCGTCCTGATGTTCCTAGTGGCCCTCGTCCTCCTCCACTCAGCGTCATCCCAGTCCCATCGAGACTTTGTGTCACCAGGCCAGCAGAAGAGGGAGGCCCCAGTTGATCTCCTGAGCCAGATAGGTCGATCTGTGCGGGGAACCTTGGATGCCTGGATTGGGCCAGAAACCACGCACCTAGTTTCTGAG ACTTTGGCTCAGGTGACGTGGGTCATCTCATCGGCCATCTCTGTGGCCTTCTTCACTCTGTCTGGGATTGTTGCACAGCTGCTGAATGTCTTGGGGCTAGAAG GAGATCACCTCACCCAGGACCTGAAGCTCAGCCCCAGCCAAGTCCAGACCTTCCTGCTGTGGGGAGCGGGGGCCCTGGTTGCCTATTGGCTGCTGTCCCTGCTCCTTGGCTTGGTCTTGGCCTTGCTGGGGCGGATCCTGTGGGGCCTGAAGCTTGCCCTCTTCCTGGCCGCTTTTGTGGCCCTGGTGAGGTCAGTGCCCGACCCTTCCACCCGGGCCTTGCTCCTCCTGGCCTTGCTGACCCTCTACGCCCTGCTGAGCCGGCTCACTGGCACCCGGGCCTCGGGGGCCCAGCTGGAGGCCAAGGTGCGGGGGCTGGAGCGCCAGGTGGAGGAGCTGCGCTGGCGGCAGAGGCGAGCGGCCAAGGGGCCCCGGAGCGTGGAGGAGGAGTGA